Proteins encoded in a region of the Zea mays cultivar B73 chromosome 4, Zm-B73-REFERENCE-NAM-5.0, whole genome shotgun sequence genome:
- the LOC100303847 gene encoding uncharacterized protein LOC100303847 precursor, with product MKSRSMASSAALLVLALALVAATAPQVAEAKKKRAAESGEAAEAKKIQDDFCSTLCEGKKGTDLVVCKESCALSQQSNLVLYGRIQCKGKCTEQKGITAPAMKVCQEECDKAYVVKAAEVTKACSVTCAKEKNPRLSENCKRSCTPPPS from the coding sequence ATGAAGAGCCGCAGCATGGCATCATCGGCCGCGCTCTTGGTGCTAGCCCTCGCGCTAGTGGCGGCCACCGCCCCACAGGTAGCGGAGGCAAAGAAGAAGAGAGCGGCGGAGAGCGGCGAGGCGGCGGAGGCGAAGAAGATCCAGGACGACTTCTGCTCGACGCTGTGCGAGGGCAAGAAGGGGACGGACCTGGTCGTGTGCAAGGAGTCCTGCGCGCTCTCCCAGCAGTCCAACCTGGTGCTGTACGGCAGGATCCAGTGCAAGGGCAAGTGCACCGAGCAGAAGGGCATCACGGCGCCGGCCATGAAGGTCTGCCAGGAGGAGTGCGACAAGGCGTACGTGGTGAAGGCGGCCGAGGTCACCAAGGCCTGCAGCGTCACCTGCGCCAAGGAGAAGAACCCGCGCCTCAGCGAGAACTGCAAGAGGTCCTGCACCCCTCCTCCTTCTTGA